In Sphingomonas sp. LT1P40, the DNA window ATTCGTCGGACGCGGCTTCACGAACTTAAACACGAACTGGTCGCTCTTGCCGCGGATCGAGGGGTCGAACACGCTGGCGGTGCGCGGGTCAGACGGGTTGCGCAGGATCTCCAGCTTTCCGGCGAAACGGAAACCGGCCGCCTGAATGGCCTTGCGCGCCACTTCCGGATCGATGCGGTGGATCGCGTTCGGCGCCTTGTTCTCCGGATCGGCATTGGCGACATGGTCGATCACCAGCAGCACGCCGCCGGGTTTCAGCGAATTGTACAGCTTGCGCGTTACCGACTCCGCCGTGCCCTTTGGAAAGGGCGCGAGGAACAGGTCGTGATAATTCTGGACCGTCACGATCACGTCGAGCTGTTCGGGGAAGCTGAACGCCGGGAAGCTGCCGTTGACCGCGACCGCGTTGGACAGCCCTGCCACCGCAGCCGTCTGTTCCTCGCCATAGGCGGCGCGGAACGTGATGAACTCGGCGGGCTGATAGGCATAGACCTTGCCCTTTGGCCCCACGAGCGGGGAGAGGATGCGCGTCCAATACCCGCCGCCCATCACGAAATCGCCGACCTTGTGCCCCGGCTTGACCCCGGCAAAGGCGAGGATTTCGGCGGGCTTGCGCACCGCGTCGCGTTCGCGCTGATCGGCGGGGCGCGAGCTGTCGGCCAGCGCAGCGGTGATTGCGGGCGTGACCTTCTGTGCGGCGAGCGGCGCGGCGGTGGCCAACAGGATGGTGGCGGCCAAGGCAAATTTCATGATCTTCCTCCCCAGAAACGCGTAAAAGCTATGGTTAGCACCGATCAGCAGCAATCTTCTTTCGACGAACGCCCGACCGGACCCTATTTCTTCAGCAGATCGAGCACCGCGACCGTCATCGCCTGAGTCCCCAGCG includes these proteins:
- a CDS encoding class I SAM-dependent methyltransferase, which codes for MKFALAATILLATAAPLAAQKVTPAITAALADSSRPADQRERDAVRKPAEILAFAGVKPGHKVGDFVMGGGYWTRILSPLVGPKGKVYAYQPAEFITFRAAYGEEQTAAVAGLSNAVAVNGSFPAFSFPEQLDVIVTVQNYHDLFLAPFPKGTAESVTRKLYNSLKPGGVLLVIDHVANADPENKAPNAIHRIDPEVARKAIQAAGFRFAGKLEILRNPSDPRTASVFDPSIRGKSDQFVFKFVKPRPTN